In the Drosophila busckii strain San Diego stock center, stock number 13000-0081.31 unplaced genomic scaffold, ASM1175060v1 chrUn_01, whole genome shotgun sequence genome, one interval contains:
- the LOC108608567 gene encoding protein kinase 4 isoform X5, translating to MSIIISPNLSYIRNLRQIFILIPKSSNCNRNHRSILKDCRYSIIHFVCSFKVKTPPHYEQHVAHASPQSALEPAAPSQANLQTQYPPNDQPSRPNKHINYQQQLETQMSTNTYTYPESKQQDLKSQVQQLSVNTGDIRNVRLPRNFEAFGRNNHETWKPALTLEEPEDPLRVCFYAKHLVYPAGAGIEYSPEELLARKYAQILGQESKQEPYMQISKQQKHTHTLKRESNYQSPDKDQSQELDRQINRSRKLYKSYKPEAPYYMTAVHRRQYVHNDDGEEGQEGPDEEEQSVEENSDEQSNEGNSDNESGIVEHANCVKQHLEQPTYEQQSRSIKIKFKKERTLESSSYSAYTIENIYHHQQDLSLPASPIPVSESGGETGTTSMRVAVPASAKSTQDWRKCISNVQRQRNGGVHFHPYLLEHTSTPKSNGNGCKRSRVKLNLGNSHSEQCNNSNSSCSVMANGSEMKILTGEDDSETADELRINRPIPNDTFNDNANFSFSSAGGGLDNSKSSLALAVGRLHFGDTAQTSSTNKALHTHNNNNNNNNKNTITKFSGKLATSATNNTSTDFSTFQENSYFATQHDSEAQQRRLAKALDTIERHQVKETVDPFNSELCRAFLTKLNFPGNDDAHASYKIVQAPLPKISNTRTLHVLEDVQFNIDKEVGRGSYGSVYKATDARTGNVMALKFQKPPNTWEIYICDQVRKRVMEPNILPGLMDISTAIIAPNASLIATEFSPFGSLLDINNKIRQATTKVMHESLVMHFSAQICNIVDHLHRQHIIHADIKPDNFLLMRVPNVDSLEPSLRLIDFGCAIDLSLFPNGEHTKFRKLVQTDGFTCIEMQEGRSWSFETDLFCIASTVHVMLFGEYMQPQKKPTGWDIRQKLPRYLKKHVWSKFFGDLLNMQPDKLPELQQMRKVFDEECYRMDSELQKQIRTLSNILHRR from the exons ATGTCTATCATCATCAGTCCCAATCTCAGTTACATCCGCAACCTCCGCCAAATATTCATCCTCATTCCcaagagcagcaactgcaatcgGAATCATCGTTCCATCTTGAAGGACTGCAGGTACAG TATTATTCATTTTGTCTGTTCCTTTAAGGTAAAAACACCTCCCCATTATGAGCAACATGTGGCTCATGCATCTCCACAATCAGCTCTTGAACCAGCTGCTCCTAGCCAGGCTAACCTCCAGACACAATACCCGCCTAACGATCAACCCAGTCGG CCCAATAAGCATATAAACtaccaacagcagctggaAACACAAATGTCCACAAACACCTATACATATCCAGAGTCAAAACAGCAAGATCTTAAGTCGCAAGTGCAACAGCTTTCAGTGAACACTGGGGATATTAGAAATGTGAGGCTGCCGCGCAATTTTGAAGCGTTTGGTCGGAACAACCACGAAACCTGGAAACCAGCATTGACGCTCGAAGAACCAGAAGATCCATTACGCGTTTGCTTTTATGCCAAGCACCTGGTGTATCCCGCAGGCGCAGGTATAGAGTACAGTCCTGAGGAGCTGTTAGCTCGtaaatatgcacaaatttTAGGGCAAGAAAGTAAGCAGGAGCCATATATGCAGATatccaaacaacaaaaacatacgCATACTCTGAAAAGAGAGTCAAACTATCAGAGTCCAGATAAGGACCAGAGCCAGGAACTGGACCGACAGATAAATCGGAGTCGGAAACTCTACAAATCCTATAAGCCGGAGGCACCTTATTACATGACAGCTGTACATAGACGACAGTATGTGCATAATGATGATGGCGAAGAGGGTCAAGAGGGGCCGGATGAGGAGGAGCAATCTGTCGAAGAAAATTCGGATGAGCAATCTAATGAAGGTAACTCCGACAATGAAAGTGGAATCGTCGAGCATGCCAACTGTGTTAAGCAACATTTGGAGCAGCCAACGTATGAGCAGCAGAGTCGAtccataaaaattaagtttaaaaaggAACGCACGCTGGAAAGCAGTTCATATAGTGCCTACACCATCGAGAACATTTACCATCATCAACAGGATCTTTCGTTGCCCGCTTCACCAATACCGGTGTCAGAATCAGGAGGAGAAACTGGAACAACATCCATGCGGGTAGCGGTGCCTGCTTCGGCCAAGTCTACCCAAGATTGGAGAAAATGCATCTCTAATGTACAGCGCCAACGAAACGGGGGTGTTCACTTCCATCCATATCTATTGGAACACACGTCGACTCCAAAGAGCAACGGAAATGGCTGCAAGCGCTCTCGTGTCAAGTTAAATCTAGGCAATTCGCATTCGGAGcagtgcaacaacagcaactcatCGTGTTCGGTAATGGCAAATGGTTCTGAGATGAAGATCTTAACGGGAGAGGATGATTCTGAAACAGCAGATGAGCTTAGAATAAATAGACCCATCCCAAATGATACTTTCAACGACAATGCcaacttttcattttctaGTGCTGGTGGAGGTCTTGATAACTCAAAGAGTTCGCTAGCTCTTGCAGTCGGACGACTTCATTTTGGCGATACCGCGCAGACTTCAAGCACTAACAAGGCACTTCATAcgcacaataacaataataataacaacaataaaaatacaattacaaaGTTTTCGGGAAAATTGGCCACTTCAGCAACGAATAACACTTCAACGGACTTCTCCACGTTTCAGGAGAACTCTTACTTTGCCACACAGCACGACTCAGAAGCACAACAACGTCGCTTAGCAAAGGCACTTGACACAATTGAACGGCATCAGGTCAAAGAAACAGTCGATCCGTTTAACAGTGAGCTTTGTCGTGCTTTTCTAACAAAACTGAATTTTCCGGGTAATGACGATGCCCATGCCAGTTACAAAATTGTGCAAGCGCCACTACCAAAAATTTCTAACACTCGAACTTTGCACGTGCTTGAAGATGTGCAATTTAATATCGATAAGGAGGTTGGACGCGGATCCTATGGATCAGTGTACAAAGCCACAGATGCTCGCACCGGTAATGTCATGGCTCTCAAGTTCCAGAAGCCTCCCAACACCTGGGAAATCTATATATGTGATCAG GTGCGAAAGCGGGTCATGGAACCAAACATTTTACCGGGCTTAATGGATATCTCAACGGCAATTATAGCTCCAAACGCTAGTCTTATTGCCACCGAATTTTCACCGTTTGGCTCGCTGCTTGatatcaacaataaaattcgGCAGGCCACAACAAAGGTGATGCATGAATCCCTAGTCATGCACTTCTCAGCACAGATTTGTAATATTGTCGACCATCTGCACCGCCAGCACATTATTCATGCTGATATTAAGCCAGATAACTTTCTGCTGATGCGGGTTCCTAACGTGGACAGTTTGGAACCTTCACTGCGACTGATTGATTTTGGCTGTGCTATTGATTTGTCCCTTTTTCCCAATGGCGAGCACACCAAGTTTCGCAAACTGGTGCAAACTGATGGGTTTACTTGCATTGAAATGCAGGAGGGCCGTTCCTGGTCTTTTGAAACAGATCTGTTCTGTATAGCGAGCACAGTGCACGTCATGCTTTTTGGTGAGTATATGCAGCCTCAGAAGAAACCGACAGGCTGGGACATACGACAAAAGCTGCCAAGGTATTTGAAAAAACACGTATGGTCCAAGTTTTTTGGGGACCTGCTTAACATGCAACCTGATAAATTGCCGGAGTTACAGCAGATGCGTAAAGTGTTTGACGAAGAATGCTATCGGATGGATTCTGAGcttcaaaagcaaatacgTACGCTTTCAAACATTCTGCATCGGCGATAA
- the LOC108608567 gene encoding uncharacterized protein LOC108608567 isoform X2, with product MAMHSYLRASSNPNQSQTRNANINMASSDEVQNFLKDKQAWEHAISLYQGLDPLDHWYNYICWYENHEKSDPELKFRETLERCLTVYEHNEYYWQDVRLVRLWLKYIAMQGDQLRFYQVLFQRGTGRQVAAFYIGWANYYEEREQFQDAEEVFNLAFQEKAQSHIELQNAHTKFSYVRSLHYQQQQHHHQQQQQHPTAPPPNNVLQHLTTYTQQQPYPQTGPGATSLRSYQLSQHTYHQYQQQHPPGNVYHHQSQSQLHPQPPPNIHPHSQEQQLQSESSFHLEGLQVKTPPHYEQHVAHASPQSALEPAAPSQANLQTQYPPNDQPSRPNKHINYQQQLETQMSTNTYTYPESKQQDLKSQVQQLSVNTGDIRNVRLPRNFEAFGRNNHETWKPALTLEEPEDPLRVCFYAKHLVYPAGAGIEYSPEELLARKYAQILGQESKQEPYMQISKQQKHTHTLKRESNYQSPDKDQSQELDRQINRSRKLYKSYKPEAPYYMTAVHRRQYVHNDDGEEGQEGPDEEEQSVEENSDEQSNEGNSDNESGIVEHANCVKQHLEQPTYEQQSRSIKIKFKKERTLESSSYSAYTIENIYHHQQDLSLPASPIPVSESGGETGTTSMRVAVPASAKSTQDWRKCISNVQRQRNGGVHFHPYLLEHTSTPKSNGNGCKRSRVKLNLGNSHSEQCNNSNSSCSVMANGSEMKILTGEDDSETADELRINRPIPNDTFNDNANFSFSSAGGGLDNSKSSLALAVGRLHFGDTAQTSSTNKALHTHNNNNNNNNKNTITKFSGKLATSATNNTSTDFSTFQENSYFATQHDSEAQQRRLAKALDTIERHQVKETVDPFNSELCRAFLTKLNFPGNDDAHASYKIVQAPLPKISNTRTLHVLEDVQFNIDKEVGRGSYGSVYKATDARTGNVMALKFQKPPNTWEIYICDQVRKRVMEPNILPGLMDISTAIIAPNASLIATEFSPFGSLLDINNKIRQATTKVMHESLVMHFSAQICNIVDHLHRQHIIHADIKPDNFLLMRVPNVDSLEPSLRLIDFGCAIDLSLFPNGEHTKFRKLVQTDGFTCIEMQEGRSWSFETDLFCIASTVHVMLFGEYMQPQKKPTGWDIRQKLPRYLKKHVWSKFFGDLLNMQPDKLPELQQMRKVFDEECYRMDSELQKQIRTLSNILHRR from the exons ATGGCGATGCATTCATACTTACGGGCGAGTTCCAACCCGAACCAAAGCCAAACACGCAACGCGAATATAAACATGGCTAGCTCCGATGAAGTTCAAAACTTTCTGAAGGACAAGCAGGCGTGGGAGCATGCTATATCTCTTTACCAAGGACTCGATCCGCTAGACCATTGGTACAATTATATATGTTGGTATGAGAATCATGAGAAAAGTGATCCAGAACTAAAATTCAGAGAGACATTAGAACGTTGTCTCACTGTCTACGAACACAATGAATATTATTGGCAAGACGTACGCTTGGTGCGTCTCTGGCTGAAATACATAGCCATGCAGGGAGACCAGTTACGCTTCTATCAAGTACTGTTTCAGCGAGGCACTGGACGAcaagttgctgcattttaCATTGGTTGGGCTAACTATTACGAGGAGCGGGAGCAATTTCAAGATGCCGAAGAAGTATTTAACCTTGCCTTCCAGGAGAAGGCACAAAGCCACATCGAACTCCAAAATGCACATACAAAGTTCTCTTATGTGCGCTCTCTTCattatcaacaacagcaacatcatcaccagcaacaacagcagcatcctACAGCTCCTCCGCCAAACAATGTATTGCAACATCTGACGACGTATACACAACAGCAACCGTATCCTCAGACTGGGCCAGGAGCGACGTCATTGCGGTCTTATCAACTCTCACAGCATACCTACCATCAataccaacagcaacacccTCCGGGAAATGTCTATCATCATCAGTCCCAATCTCAGTTACATCCGCAACCTCCGCCAAATATTCATCCTCATTCCcaagagcagcaactgcaatcgGAATCATCGTTCCATCTTGAAGGACTGCAG GTAAAAACACCTCCCCATTATGAGCAACATGTGGCTCATGCATCTCCACAATCAGCTCTTGAACCAGCTGCTCCTAGCCAGGCTAACCTCCAGACACAATACCCGCCTAACGATCAACCCAGTCGG CCCAATAAGCATATAAACtaccaacagcagctggaAACACAAATGTCCACAAACACCTATACATATCCAGAGTCAAAACAGCAAGATCTTAAGTCGCAAGTGCAACAGCTTTCAGTGAACACTGGGGATATTAGAAATGTGAGGCTGCCGCGCAATTTTGAAGCGTTTGGTCGGAACAACCACGAAACCTGGAAACCAGCATTGACGCTCGAAGAACCAGAAGATCCATTACGCGTTTGCTTTTATGCCAAGCACCTGGTGTATCCCGCAGGCGCAGGTATAGAGTACAGTCCTGAGGAGCTGTTAGCTCGtaaatatgcacaaatttTAGGGCAAGAAAGTAAGCAGGAGCCATATATGCAGATatccaaacaacaaaaacatacgCATACTCTGAAAAGAGAGTCAAACTATCAGAGTCCAGATAAGGACCAGAGCCAGGAACTGGACCGACAGATAAATCGGAGTCGGAAACTCTACAAATCCTATAAGCCGGAGGCACCTTATTACATGACAGCTGTACATAGACGACAGTATGTGCATAATGATGATGGCGAAGAGGGTCAAGAGGGGCCGGATGAGGAGGAGCAATCTGTCGAAGAAAATTCGGATGAGCAATCTAATGAAGGTAACTCCGACAATGAAAGTGGAATCGTCGAGCATGCCAACTGTGTTAAGCAACATTTGGAGCAGCCAACGTATGAGCAGCAGAGTCGAtccataaaaattaagtttaaaaaggAACGCACGCTGGAAAGCAGTTCATATAGTGCCTACACCATCGAGAACATTTACCATCATCAACAGGATCTTTCGTTGCCCGCTTCACCAATACCGGTGTCAGAATCAGGAGGAGAAACTGGAACAACATCCATGCGGGTAGCGGTGCCTGCTTCGGCCAAGTCTACCCAAGATTGGAGAAAATGCATCTCTAATGTACAGCGCCAACGAAACGGGGGTGTTCACTTCCATCCATATCTATTGGAACACACGTCGACTCCAAAGAGCAACGGAAATGGCTGCAAGCGCTCTCGTGTCAAGTTAAATCTAGGCAATTCGCATTCGGAGcagtgcaacaacagcaactcatCGTGTTCGGTAATGGCAAATGGTTCTGAGATGAAGATCTTAACGGGAGAGGATGATTCTGAAACAGCAGATGAGCTTAGAATAAATAGACCCATCCCAAATGATACTTTCAACGACAATGCcaacttttcattttctaGTGCTGGTGGAGGTCTTGATAACTCAAAGAGTTCGCTAGCTCTTGCAGTCGGACGACTTCATTTTGGCGATACCGCGCAGACTTCAAGCACTAACAAGGCACTTCATAcgcacaataacaataataataacaacaataaaaatacaattacaaaGTTTTCGGGAAAATTGGCCACTTCAGCAACGAATAACACTTCAACGGACTTCTCCACGTTTCAGGAGAACTCTTACTTTGCCACACAGCACGACTCAGAAGCACAACAACGTCGCTTAGCAAAGGCACTTGACACAATTGAACGGCATCAGGTCAAAGAAACAGTCGATCCGTTTAACAGTGAGCTTTGTCGTGCTTTTCTAACAAAACTGAATTTTCCGGGTAATGACGATGCCCATGCCAGTTACAAAATTGTGCAAGCGCCACTACCAAAAATTTCTAACACTCGAACTTTGCACGTGCTTGAAGATGTGCAATTTAATATCGATAAGGAGGTTGGACGCGGATCCTATGGATCAGTGTACAAAGCCACAGATGCTCGCACCGGTAATGTCATGGCTCTCAAGTTCCAGAAGCCTCCCAACACCTGGGAAATCTATATATGTGATCAG GTGCGAAAGCGGGTCATGGAACCAAACATTTTACCGGGCTTAATGGATATCTCAACGGCAATTATAGCTCCAAACGCTAGTCTTATTGCCACCGAATTTTCACCGTTTGGCTCGCTGCTTGatatcaacaataaaattcgGCAGGCCACAACAAAGGTGATGCATGAATCCCTAGTCATGCACTTCTCAGCACAGATTTGTAATATTGTCGACCATCTGCACCGCCAGCACATTATTCATGCTGATATTAAGCCAGATAACTTTCTGCTGATGCGGGTTCCTAACGTGGACAGTTTGGAACCTTCACTGCGACTGATTGATTTTGGCTGTGCTATTGATTTGTCCCTTTTTCCCAATGGCGAGCACACCAAGTTTCGCAAACTGGTGCAAACTGATGGGTTTACTTGCATTGAAATGCAGGAGGGCCGTTCCTGGTCTTTTGAAACAGATCTGTTCTGTATAGCGAGCACAGTGCACGTCATGCTTTTTGGTGAGTATATGCAGCCTCAGAAGAAACCGACAGGCTGGGACATACGACAAAAGCTGCCAAGGTATTTGAAAAAACACGTATGGTCCAAGTTTTTTGGGGACCTGCTTAACATGCAACCTGATAAATTGCCGGAGTTACAGCAGATGCGTAAAGTGTTTGACGAAGAATGCTATCGGATGGATTCTGAGcttcaaaagcaaatacgTACGCTTTCAAACATTCTGCATCGGCGATAA